From Hyalangium minutum:
CGTGTCACCCAGCGGCAGGGCGAGCTGCGCGCATTGTTCGAGACGTACGCCGCGCTGCACCGCCAGTCCGGGTGGAACCAGCGCCTGGAGCGCCGGGCGGACCTCTCCGCGAGCGAGTTCTTCGAGCGCTACTACTACGCACACCGGCCCGTCATCCTCCAGGGACGGATGAAGGACTGGCCCGCCATGGACAGCTGGCGTCCCGAGCGCTTAGCCGAGCGTTTTGGGGACATTCCGGTGGAGGTGATGGCCGGCCGGGAGAGCGATCCGAGCCACGACATCGCCCCTGAGCGCTTTCGCTCGGTGATGCCCCTGCGAGACTTCATTCAGCGGCTGCTGAGCGGCGGTCCCACCAATGATCTCTACCTCACCGCGCGCAACTTCGCCCTGGAGCGGCCGGAGCTGCGCGTCATGTTCGAGGATCTGCGCCCGCTCGAAGGGCTCTTGCGCCCAGTCCGCGACCGGACCGTGAAGCTCTGGGTGGGCCCCGCGGGGACCCTCACCTCTCTGCATCACGATCTGTCCAACGTCCTGTTCGCCCAGGTTCACGGGCGGAAGCACTTCAAGCTCATCCCGTCCTTCGAGCTCCACTGTCTCTACAATCACCACGGCGTCTGGAGCGAGGTGGACGCCACACGCCCCGACTTCGAGCGGTTCCCCGCCTACCGCGATGTGGATCTGGTGGAGGCCGTGCTCGAACCGGGAGAGCTGCTCTTCATCCCGGTGGGCTGGTGGCACTGGGTCCACGCTCTCGACGTGAGCGTGTCGGTGTCGTTCCAGACGTTCGAGGTTCCGGGCGGTAACACGCCCTGGCGGCTGTTGTGAGCGTCCCTCAGCGCGCGAGCGGCGGCTTGGAGGGCGGAGCGGTCGGCTTGCGCTGGGTGCGCTCGAACGTCTCCTCGCCGGGGTTCGGCGAAGGATTCGGGACGATGAACGGATTCGGGACGATCATCCAGTTGTTCCGGCCCTGCTTCGACGACGCATCACCGTTGCTCGACATGAAGTCCTCGCTTCGAAAGCCGCTCCTCCTCATATCATATCCGCGCCATGCCGGTGCGTGAGTGGATCGCCGAGAACCTCGCCCTGGGCGTCCCCCGGGAGGCGTTGCTCTCCTCGCTGGTCCAGGGGGGCTTGGCGCCTGAGGTAGCGCGCGCGGAGTTGGAAGCCGCCGCGGCCCACCCCGCGGTGCGCGGGGCCTCGCGTCACCTCGCGCGCCGGGCGCACCTGAGAGCCCTCCTGGACACCTACAGCGCGCTCTACCGGCAGTCCCAAGCGGGACAGGGTGTCGAGCGCCGAGCCCAGCTCGCCCCCGCCGAGTTCTTCGAGCGCTACTACTTCCAGAATCGGCCCGTGGTCATCGAAGGACTGCTCGAGGACTGGCCAGCGCTGCGGCGCTGGTCGCCCGGGTTCTTCGCGGACCGCTTCGGAGACGCGCAGGTCGAGGTGATGGCCGGGCGGGATGCGGAGGCCCAGCCGGATCTCCACGTCTCCCGCCTGAGGACCTCCCTGTCGATGCGCGAGTACGCCGCGCGGATCGAAGCCACCCAAGAGTCGAACGACATCTACATGGTGGCGCGTAACAGCCTGCTGAAGCGCGAGGCGTTCCAGCCCTTGCTGGAGGACATCCGAGCGCCGAAGGGCTTCATCCGTCCCGACATCCACGTCCCCGACAGCGTCCACCTGTGGTTCGGCCCGGCGGGAACCTGGGCCGCCCTGCATCACGACCACCTCAACGTGCTCTTCTGCCAGGTGCTCGGACGCAAGCGCTTCCGGCTCATCCCCTCCTTCGAGTTGCCTCGCGCCTACAACCACCAGGGGCTGTACAGCGCCGTGGATCCCCGGACGCCGGATCCCGCACGCTTCCCCGAGTTCCAGCACGCCACGGTGCTGGACTTCGTGGTGGGCCCGGGCGATGCGCTGTTGATTCCCGTGGGGTGGTGGCATGCCGTGCACGCCCTGGATGTGAGCATCTCCGTGACGTTCGTGAGCTTTGATTTGCCCGAGCGGAACACGTACTGGCGCAACTGCTGGATCGGCCCGGACCCGGACAGCGAGGGCGCGGCCATGAGAAAGGTGGAGACTCCATGACCCAGGACTCGGGCAAAGACCCTTCCGCGCTCTCCGCCGAGTGGAGGGAGTGGCTCGTCGAGAACCTGCTGCTCGGGGTGGAGGCGGAGGAGCTGGTGGAGGTGTTGGTGAAGGGCGGGGTGGACGCGGAGCTGGCTCGCTCGGCCCTGCTGGCCGAGACGCAGGATCCTCACTTCCAGGGCGTCGTGCGGGTGGCCCAGATGCAGCGGAAGATGGAGACGCTCCTGGACGTCTACGCGGAGTTCTTCCGGCAGGCGGGCGCGCACCAGCAGGTGGACCGCCACGTGGCACTGCCCGCAGAGGCTTTCTTCGAGCGCTACTACTTTCGCAACCGGCCGGTGGTGATCCAGGGCGCGCTCACGGAGTGGACGGCACGGGGCGGGTGGACACTGGCCCGCATCACCGAGCAGCTCGGCCCGGTGGCTCGCCCGGGAGAGCCCCTCTCCGTGTCCTTGCTGGAGCGCGCGGAATGGAAGCCGCTGCTGGAGGAGCTCCACCCTCCTCGCGGATACGCCGCCGAGGACCTTCAGGCCAGCGCTCCGCGGCTCTGGCTCGAGCCCGCTGGGGCAGAGCTCCCCTTGGGCCCGCTGCGGAAGAACCTGCTGCGCTGTCAGCTCTCGGGAAGGAGTGTCCTGCAGCTCGTCCCCTCGTTCGAGCTCCATCGCATCACACGGGAAGAGGCGGGGGGCAGCACCGAGCAGGAGGGAGCCGCGCCTCCCACCCCCGCGCTGCGACTGACGGTGGAACTGGCGGCGGGCGAGTTGCTGCTACTCCCCGTGGGGTGGTGGTACCGCCTCCATGCGCCGGAGGACAGCCTCGCGGTGACCTTCGAGGGGTTCGCTCTCCGTGAACCCAACACCGTCTGGAAGGAGCCTGCCTCGGAGACAGCGCCCTCGGGCCCTCCACCGAGAGTGCGCTAAGGCTTCTTCTCGGCCTCTAGAGACGGAGCCCGGCGGGGGTCAAGGCACCCAAGCAAGCGTCGCTCCGGGGTCCCCACGCGGACATGCGTATGCCGGGCGAGCCTCTGCTTTACTGGGCACACCGCCAGGGCGACGGCTATGCCCGCCCAGAGGCCCGTCATGATCACCATCCCAGGCTACACCCTTCTTGGAGCCATCAAGTCGACTGGCGCCAACCTGCTGTTCCACGCCGTCCGCGACTCGGACGGCCTGCCTCTGATCTTGAAAACCCCGGTGGCACCCTCGCCCGGCCCCCGGGAGCGCGAGCGGTACCGCCGCGAGTTCGGCATCCTGCAGCGGCTCCGGGACGTGCGGGGGGTGACCCACGTCCACACCTGCGAGCAGATCCAGGATCGTCCAGTGCTCTTGCTCGAGGAGGTCGAGGGTGCCCCCCTGTCCGAGCACACCGGCAAGCCGCTCGAGGTGCTGCGCGCCCTGGAGCTGAGCATTGCCCTGGCCTCGACGCTCGCAGAGCTCCACCGCCGCGGCATTGTCCACAAGGACCTGAAGCCCTCCAACGTCATCCTCACGCCCAAGGGCGAGACGCGCCTCATCGACTTCGGCAGCGCCAGCCTTCAGCTCGTGGAGCACGTGGATGCGCTACAGGGCACCCTCGTCGAGGGCACCCTGCCGTACATGTCCCCGGAGCAAACCGGGCGCATGAACCGCTCGGTGGACTACCGGACGGACCTGTACTCGCTGGGCATCACCCTCTACGAGCTGCTCACCGGCAGCCGCCCCTTCCACGGGCGCGACGTGCTGGAGTGGTTCCACGCGCACATGGCGCTGGCGCCACAGCCGCTCACCGAGCGGGTCCCCGGCCTGCCGCCCGTGCTGTCCGCCATCGTCCTGAAGCTGCTGGCCAAGGTGGCCGAGGAGCGCTACCAGAGCGCCGAAGGACTGAAGGCCGACCTGGAGCGGTGCCAGGACACCCTGAGCCGGGGCCAGCGGGAGGACTTCCTTCCCGGACTCCACGACTACCCGACGCGCTTCCAGCTGCCGCAGCGGCTCTATGGAAGGGACGCGCAGGCCGCCACGTTGCGCCAGCGCCTCGAGCGCATCGCCGTCGAGGGCCGGCCCGAGCTGGTCCTCGTGAGCGGATACTCGGGCATCGGGAAGTCCGCGGTGGTGCATGAGCTGCACAAGCCGGTGGTGCGCCAGCGCGGCTTCTTCCTCAGCGGCAAGTTCGACCAGTTCCAGCAGGACATCCCCTACTCCACCCTGGCCCAGGCCATCCGGGGTCTGACGCAGCAACTGCTCACGGGCACGGACTCGGAGCTCCTCCGGTGGTCGGAGTATCTGCACGAGGCCTGGGAGGGACAGGGGCAGATGTTGGTGGACATCGTGCCCCAGCTCGAGCTCGTCGCCGGCCCGCAGCCCACGCTCCCGGAGATGCCGGCCTCCGAGGCGCAAAACCGCTTCAACCGCATGTTCCGCCGGTTCCTCGGCGTCTTCGCCACCCCCGAGCACCCGCTGGTCCTCTTCCTGGACGACTTGCAGTGGGCGGACATGGCCACCCTCCAGCTGCTCCAGCACCTGCTCACCCACACCGAGACGCCGCCCATGCTGGTGATCGGTGCCTACCGCGACAATGAGGTGAGCCCCTCACACCCGCTGGCGCTCACGCTCGTGGAGCTGCGGAAAGCCGGGGCGCGGATGACGGACCTGCGGCTGGAGCCGCTGAGCTTCGAGGACGTTCAGCAGCTCGTGGCCGACACCCTGCCCGGCGCGGGCCTGGCGGTGGTCGAGCCATTGGCGGCGCTGGCCCGGGCGAAGACAGGCGGCAACCCTTTCTTCCTCCTCCAGTTCCTGCTCACGCTCAACCAGGACGGCCTGCTGGTGCGCACGCCCGATGGCACCTGGCGCTGGAATGCCGAGGCCGTCCGCGCCAAGGGCTACTCCGACAACGTCGTAGACTTCATGGTGGGCAAGCTGCGCCAGCTGCCCACGGACACGCAGCACCTGCTGCGGCTGGCAGCCTGTGTGGGCAACGCCTTCCCGCTGCGCATCCTCCTCCTCATCTCCGGCTTGGAGGACTCGGGGCAGGTGGAGCATCGGCTCGAGCCCGCGCTCCAGGAGGGCCTGGTGGCGCTCACCGGCTCGGAGAACTACCGCTTCCTCCACGACCGCATCCAGCAAGCGGCCCACGCCCTCATTCCCCTGGAGGAGCGCAAGGCCGTGCACCTGCGCATTGGCCGCCTGCTGCTGGCCAGCCTGTCTCCCGAGGAACTCCAGGAGCGGCTCTTCGACGTGGTGGGCCAGCTCAACGCCGGAGCGGAGCTGCTGACGGACCCGGCGGAGCGCCACCGCGTCGCAGGCCTGAACGCGGGCGCGGGCGCCAAAGCCCAGGCCTCCACCGCGTTCCGCTCGGCGGCGGCCTACTTCGCGGTGGCCTTCCAGCTCATCCCCAAGGACCCTTGGGAGGTAGACCCCACGCTGGCCTTCAAGGTCCGGCTGGATCAGGCGCGTTGCGAGTCCATGCTCGGCCATGCCACCGAGGCGCTCCGTCTGGTGGAGCAGCTGCGGCCTCACGCGCGCACGCGGCTCCAGCTCTCGGCGCTCTACCGCCTCAAGAGCGAGCTCCACATGGCCCGGGGCCAGGTCCATGCCGCCCGCGACAGCCTCCTGGAGTGCCTGTCGCTGCTGGGCATGCCCATGCCCGCGCACCCCTCCTGGGAAGAGGTGGTGGCGGCCAATGAGGAAGTCTGGGCACTGATGGGCAGCCGCTCCGTCGACAGCCTGATCCATCTGCCGCGGATGAACGACCCGGACATGGACGCGGTGATGAGCGTGTTCCCCGCCATGTACGCGCCGGCGCTCCTCACGGACAACAACCTGCTCATCCTTCACGTCTGCCGGCTCGTCTCGCTCAGCCTCCGGCATGGCAACTCGGCCGCCTCCATCTACGGCTACTCCACCTATGGACTGGTGGTGGGCCACGCCTTCGGGCGCTACCACGAAGGGTACGCCTTCGCTCAGCTCTCCCTGGCCCTCGTCGAGCGCTACGCGGATCTGGCGCCCTGCCGGCTGCAGGCGACCTACAGCTTGGGGCCCATCAGCTATTGGACCCAGCCGCTCGCCCTCTCGATCGATCTGTTCCGGCAGGCCTTCCAGCAGGCGCTTCAGGCCAGCGACGTCCAGCTCGCCTGCTACTGCTGTGATCAGCTCGTCACGGTCCGCCTCTCGCTCGGGCACGAGCTGGAGGAGGTCTACCAGGAGTCCGTGGCCCGCTTGGACTTCCTGCGCAAGGTCCGCTACCAGGAGGTGCAGGACATCGTCCAGTTCACCCAGGCCTACGTCCAGCAGCTCCGGGGGCTCACCCTCTCGTTCAACACCCTGACTTGCAATGAGTTCAACGAGGAGGCCTTCGAAGCCGCGCTGACGCCCCAGAGCATGACCTTGATGACGTGCTGGTACTGGATCATCAAGATGCAGTCGCGCTTCATGTGCGGCGACTACGAGCGGGCGCTCCAAGCGGGAGACAAGGCCGCCAGCCTGCTGTGGAGCTCCATGGGCTTCATCGAGATGGTGGACCTCCACCTCTTCCGCGCCCTGAGCCTGGCGGCCCACTTCCCTGAAATGGGCGCCGAAGCACGGGCGGCGGCCCTCGAGCAGCTCCGCAAGCACCACCGGCAGATGGCGGAGTGGGCGAGCAACTCCCCCCCGAACTTCCGCGCGCCCGAGCGGCTGGCCTTCGCGGAGCTGTCGCGCGTCGCGGGCGATGAGGACGCGGCATTGCTCGCGTACGACGAGGCGCTCCAGGCCGCCCGCGAGTACGGCTACATCCAATACGCGGCCATGGCCAGCGAGCTCGCCGCCCGCTTCTGGTTCAAGCGGCGCGTGCCCACCATTGCCGAGACCTACGCGCGCAAGGCCCTCGAGGCGTACCTGCGCTGGGGCGCGGGCGGGAAGGCGCAGCAGCTGGCCGCGCAGTGGCCTCACGTCGCCGCGTCCCCCAACGAGGGGACGGTCACCGACACGGACTCCACGCAGATTGACGCGCTCACGGTGGTGAAGGCGCAGCAGGCCATCTCCGGAGAGATTGTCCTGGAGCGGCTGGCCACCACGCTGCTGCAGGTCGCCATCGAGAACGCCGGTGCGCAGCGGGGCGCCCTGCTGCTTCCACGCGGAGGGACGCTCTCCGTCATGGCCCTCTCGGGAACCACGCCCGAGGCCCCCTCGGACGAGCACGCCCTGCCCTGGACGCTCATCTCGTACGTGCGGCGGACGCGGGAGCAGGTGCTCATCGGCGATGCCGCGCAGCCTCATCCTTTCTCGGCGGATGAGTGGCTGGAGCGCGGGAAGATCCGCTCCGTGCTCTGCCTGCCCCTGCTGCGCCAGGGGGAGTTCCGGGGAGTGCTCTATCTGGAGAACAGCCTGGCCACCAATGCCTTCACCCCGGCGCGCAGCACGCTGCTGGGGCACATCGCCTCCCAGGCGGCCATCTCGCTGGAGAACGCGCGCCTGTATGCGGACGTCCAGCGCGCCGAGGCGGCGCTGCGGCGCGCCAATGACGACCTGGAGAAGCGGGTGGAGGAGCGGACCCGGGAGCTGAAGCAGGCCCAGACGCAGTTGGTGGAGACAGCGCGCGCGGCGGGCATGGCCGAGGTGGCCACCAGCGTGCTCCACAACGTGGGCAACGTGCTCACCAGCGCCATCGTCAACGTGCACATGATGAACGAGACGCTGGGAGCCACCCGCATGGGACGGTTGAAGCAGGTCACCGCCCTGCTCCACGAGCAGCGCCAG
This genomic window contains:
- a CDS encoding cupin-like domain-containing protein — encoded protein: MPVREWIAENLALGVPREALLSSLVQGGLAPEVARAELEAAAAHPAVRGASRHLARRAHLRALLDTYSALYRQSQAGQGVERRAQLAPAEFFERYYFQNRPVVIEGLLEDWPALRRWSPGFFADRFGDAQVEVMAGRDAEAQPDLHVSRLRTSLSMREYAARIEATQESNDIYMVARNSLLKREAFQPLLEDIRAPKGFIRPDIHVPDSVHLWFGPAGTWAALHHDHLNVLFCQVLGRKRFRLIPSFELPRAYNHQGLYSAVDPRTPDPARFPEFQHATVLDFVVGPGDALLIPVGWWHAVHALDVSISVTFVSFDLPERNTYWRNCWIGPDPDSEGAAMRKVETP
- a CDS encoding cupin-like domain-containing protein is translated as MFQKKFIPSTVARMESQRLAPEQQAWLAENLTRGVPPALLTERLVQEGVESATARAAVEATRHHPAVVAATRVTQRQGELRALFETYAALHRQSGWNQRLERRADLSASEFFERYYYAHRPVILQGRMKDWPAMDSWRPERLAERFGDIPVEVMAGRESDPSHDIAPERFRSVMPLRDFIQRLLSGGPTNDLYLTARNFALERPELRVMFEDLRPLEGLLRPVRDRTVKLWVGPAGTLTSLHHDLSNVLFAQVHGRKHFKLIPSFELHCLYNHHGVWSEVDATRPDFERFPAYRDVDLVEAVLEPGELLFIPVGWWHWVHALDVSVSVSFQTFEVPGGNTPWRLL
- a CDS encoding trifunctional serine/threonine-protein kinase/ATP-binding protein/sensor histidine kinase; protein product: MITIPGYTLLGAIKSTGANLLFHAVRDSDGLPLILKTPVAPSPGPRERERYRREFGILQRLRDVRGVTHVHTCEQIQDRPVLLLEEVEGAPLSEHTGKPLEVLRALELSIALASTLAELHRRGIVHKDLKPSNVILTPKGETRLIDFGSASLQLVEHVDALQGTLVEGTLPYMSPEQTGRMNRSVDYRTDLYSLGITLYELLTGSRPFHGRDVLEWFHAHMALAPQPLTERVPGLPPVLSAIVLKLLAKVAEERYQSAEGLKADLERCQDTLSRGQREDFLPGLHDYPTRFQLPQRLYGRDAQAATLRQRLERIAVEGRPELVLVSGYSGIGKSAVVHELHKPVVRQRGFFLSGKFDQFQQDIPYSTLAQAIRGLTQQLLTGTDSELLRWSEYLHEAWEGQGQMLVDIVPQLELVAGPQPTLPEMPASEAQNRFNRMFRRFLGVFATPEHPLVLFLDDLQWADMATLQLLQHLLTHTETPPMLVIGAYRDNEVSPSHPLALTLVELRKAGARMTDLRLEPLSFEDVQQLVADTLPGAGLAVVEPLAALARAKTGGNPFFLLQFLLTLNQDGLLVRTPDGTWRWNAEAVRAKGYSDNVVDFMVGKLRQLPTDTQHLLRLAACVGNAFPLRILLLISGLEDSGQVEHRLEPALQEGLVALTGSENYRFLHDRIQQAAHALIPLEERKAVHLRIGRLLLASLSPEELQERLFDVVGQLNAGAELLTDPAERHRVAGLNAGAGAKAQASTAFRSAAAYFAVAFQLIPKDPWEVDPTLAFKVRLDQARCESMLGHATEALRLVEQLRPHARTRLQLSALYRLKSELHMARGQVHAARDSLLECLSLLGMPMPAHPSWEEVVAANEEVWALMGSRSVDSLIHLPRMNDPDMDAVMSVFPAMYAPALLTDNNLLILHVCRLVSLSLRHGNSAASIYGYSTYGLVVGHAFGRYHEGYAFAQLSLALVERYADLAPCRLQATYSLGPISYWTQPLALSIDLFRQAFQQALQASDVQLACYCCDQLVTVRLSLGHELEEVYQESVARLDFLRKVRYQEVQDIVQFTQAYVQQLRGLTLSFNTLTCNEFNEEAFEAALTPQSMTLMTCWYWIIKMQSRFMCGDYERALQAGDKAASLLWSSMGFIEMVDLHLFRALSLAAHFPEMGAEARAAALEQLRKHHRQMAEWASNSPPNFRAPERLAFAELSRVAGDEDAALLAYDEALQAAREYGYIQYAAMASELAARFWFKRRVPTIAETYARKALEAYLRWGAGGKAQQLAAQWPHVAASPNEGTVTDTDSTQIDALTVVKAQQAISGEIVLERLATTLLQVAIENAGAQRGALLLPRGGTLSVMALSGTTPEAPSDEHALPWTLISYVRRTREQVLIGDAAQPHPFSADEWLERGKIRSVLCLPLLRQGEFRGVLYLENSLATNAFTPARSTLLGHIASQAAISLENARLYADVQRAEAALRRANDDLEKRVEERTRELKQAQTQLVETARAAGMAEVATSVLHNVGNVLTSAIVNVHMMNETLGATRMGRLKQVTALLHEQRQSLADFFTRDSRGTQLPEYLEALTEELQREQMSLQEGLSAMGMHMEHIRAIVQLQQTFARSTLITEECDLAQLVEDALSIQLAALQRHGITISRELDSLARVQVDKHKVLQILINLISNAKNAMAPRPNGERRLRVKLEAVNNHARIQVVDNGMGFTPEVHARLFSQGFTTRKGGHGLGLHSSALAARMMGGRLSLESAGPGQGATATLELPLA